CCCTTAAacatttatgttgaaataagaCCATACACGATAATGGCAAAACCACATCAGTGCAATCAAGGACAACCCGAAATTCGCAACGTAGGTCACCAGTCTACAAGTCCATGTCAATTTAACGACAAAACAATGCTAATCTTCCCTTTCAATAGTATTATATATGTAGGTAATACTAGGTATCAACGCTAGTCTATAGGGTTAGCCTCTGTAGACCACCAGCATTGACTATGAAAGGACAATACTCAATATCGAGGAGATATGGTCTTGTCCATATAACAATGCAGATTACTAGAAAAACACTGAAACATTACTTACTGGCAATAGTCATAGTACGCGTTCGTAGGCGTCACGCCAAAAGTGAATGAAGTCCAGATATTCATTTTTGAGCAAGGTAAAGTTATTTCACAGCATATTCCGGTATGAGAAGTTAAAGCCAATGGAAGTTAAATAATTAGATTTTGAGTCCTTTAACACAGAAGGCCGAGAGACCAGGGTCTTGTGTGTGACACATCACATAAGTTGATGGTAGCTCGTGTCGTGTCCAGTCACTTAAGTGGTCCTTCCATGAACCACAGTGCAAGTCTTTGCAAGTTAAAGATGTTTGACCCATGACCTGCAGACCTAGTCTCGTGACGGTTTTCGTTTGTCaagttatttaattataaaaccaGAAAATTAAAGTATGCCATAGTTACTACACCAGTAACCGAAGTTTATATTGGAAGTATACACAAGCGATTAAGCACAGTAGCATTACTGGTTATgttgaatacaatttattttgactatCAATAACGATGTGACCAATGGAAATGACTTTCAATAATGAGTCTTTTGGAGGACAGACCGGATCCACATGCTACGACCCATGTGCACGAACATCTCGAGTTTGAGACTGCATCTTTTTTagtaaaaatgatattacatgAGCAATAATGTCACTTAATGCTTTTTATGTTACAAATTATACTCTGTCAAAATTAGTAATTTAAGTATTCAGTTTTCTGAGCCCTCTCTAGACGCTGGTGAATTGGACCATGCTCCGCAAGGTACAATGCAAGGACACGCAATTCGGACTACAACAGACCCGCCATCTGACCAATGACTGTGTTTTGTTAAAGCAAAGCTCCCCATGTTGACCAAAGTACTGAACATACGcacaaacatattaactttCCCAATGTTACAGCAACTATATCAAGCTCACTGTAATAGGGGATTCAGGGAAACAAGAACAAATTCCACACTAAAATTTTATTCAAGCATACATGAAAAGCAGGATGAATTTGAGACAATAGGATTTCATGATTAACTTAAACCATACAATCCCGATTATggcaaacattaaaaaaacacaaaagtagTTGTTTTTGATGCCCTTAACTTTCTCCCCTATCTCCCATAAACTTACATAAACCGATATATCCCGATGATCTAGCAACGCATGCCATTTCAAAATGTGGCTGTACTATTCAGATTTAACTAAATTATACACAGTATGACAGCAAAAAATAAACTCATTATGACAGTTTTAGTAAATTATACTCAAAATGACAcaatgaaactaaattacatacaatataacaGTAATACAAAATTATACTTGTTATGACAGAAAACctaaattaaactcagtatgcCAAAGTCAAACTAAAATATACACCAACTGACACAGTCTAACTAAATTATACACCGAATGACACAGTCTAACTAAATTATACACCGAATGACACAGTCTAACTAAAATATACACCGAATGACACAGTCTAACTAAATTATACACCGAATGACACAGTCTAACTAAATTATACACGGTattatagtaaaacaaaattatatccAATGCGACACAGTATAACTAAACTATACACAGTATGACAGTAAAACAGGTCTGTGATCTATTGAAATGGAACAGATGTATATGATCAATAACATACGCCTGATTGTGTaaatttttaaatagaaaaataaagaacaatataattcatagaaaatacccaacaatcatgtttatttctatGCACAAAGGAATTAAACTACATCTACACGAGGACtgaaccaaaataaataaatgcaaaaacaaccaaaaaatgaagtatgtaaaacatcaatgaaGGATAAATTATCAACACCACACATGTGATCATTCCAGATTGTATTCatcaaatgacaattctatGACCAAAAAGGaacattctatttattttttggtaaagTATGAAGCTAAATTTGCTAGgggaaaagaaaatatcaaattagattacacaagaaaatgtttttattacactCTCAACAAGGAATGGCACGTAATAAAATAGTACTGAATACATAATTACCAATGACATTAAAGGTCTACGATGTACAAGTGTAATTTTTGATGCCGTGATAGACAGGTCATTTCACATCACAGGTCATTTCACAATCCATTCCAGCTGAAGTGAAGAACACCGACGGCAATGACGGCAATAAATCAGTCTTATATTTAATACATCAGTTATCAGCAAGAGGTGTCTTTGAAGTGCTGCCAACTTTTTACGGAGTCATCAGGgataatatcaaaaatataccaaatgcccgataaaatgacaatatttttgtatgtcAGGCACCTTAAATCCCAAAATTGTGATTTTTAAAGTGTCTTCCAACTTGTCCTATGTATCATAAAATCtctgatttatcatatttattattgtgaaaataagtttgaaaaaaagaaaagatttaTTAGCGAAACCACTTATAAGAAAATACATATTGTGtaacaatatttgcaaacattgGAGAAGGGTGCCCTCATCATTTAACTTACAATTTAAATCAATAGTAAATGAAACTGAAACACACATACTTGCTTACAATTTCTCTGaaagattgaaaataaaatgcaaacaaaaaacaacatcatttttcaaacatgataattaaaatcaacatgtctataacattatgataataatataaattataatctgcTTGAATGTATAATCTGcttgaatgtatattttaacatatgaaTGATTATAGAAAGCACATaaaaaactttatatttgaGACTGATTTCTTTGTTCTGCCTATTTATGCTTCTGAAGAGCATCAACGAtttaactgtgcaataaaaagtGTTCAGTTATATGACAGTACTTATTCGATGTTGCCACAAATCtctttctttaaattatttccCCTAGCCCAGCAGGCAATCACGGTGTTCCATCTTGTGTCGGTTCTTCCAGTCTTCAActgtaaaatacattaagacatctttttaaatacaatctagattaaatatataccaattatgttgaaaaatatttaatatttgaaatatgtgatATGTAGACAACATGACACTACATGAACAGACTAAGCAACATctgaatttatttcatcaataccCACACTGCTCTCAAACAGCACACAATACCCCTCTGCTCTCAAACAGCACACAATACCCCACTGCTCTCAAACAGCACACAATACCCTCTGCTCTCAAACAGCACACAATAACCCACTGCTCTCAAACAGCACACAATACCACACTGCTCTCAAACAGCACACAATACCCTCTGCTCTCAAACAGCACACAATAACCCATTGCTCTCAAATAGCACACAATACCCCACTGCTCTCAAACAGCACACAATACCCCTCTGCTCTCAAACAGCACACAATACCCCACTGCTCTCAAACAGCACACAATACCCCACTGCTCTCAAACAGCACACAATACCCCACTGCTCTCAAAAGCACACAATACCCTCTGCTCTTAAACAGCACACAATACCCCACTGCTCTCAAACAGCACACAATACCCACACTGCTCTCAAACAGCACACTCCACTGCTCTCAAACAGCACACAATACTCCACTGCTCTCAAACAGCACACAATACCCCACTGCTCTCAAACAGCACACTACCACACTGCTCTCAAACAGCACACAATACCCCACTGCTCTCATACAGCACACAATACCCCGCAGTTCTCAAACAGCACACAATACCCCACTGCTCTCAAACAGCACACATTACCCCACTTCTCTCAAACAGCACACAATACTCCACTGCTCTCAAACAGCACACAATACCCCACTTCTCTCAAACAGCACACAATACCCCACTGCTCTCAAACAGCACACATTACCCCACTTCTCTCAAACAGCACACAATACTCCACTGCTCTCAAACAGCACACAATACCCCACTTCTCTCAAACAGCACACAATAACCCACTGCTCTCAAACAGCACACAATACCCCTCTTCTCTCAAACAGCACACAATACTCCACTGCTCTCAAACAGCACACAATACTCCACTGCTCTCAAACAGCACACAATACCCCACTGCTCTCAAACAGCACACAATACTCCACTGACCTTGACATTCTCGACAGCAGTAGTAGCGCACCTCAAGTACACCTTCATCCTTGCACCTTTAATGAGAAGAAATCAGATTAAATTGTATCATGCTTGTACCAGCAATTTCAGTCATGTGACTTGAATTGATCAAATGGGCTCGCACTGAAACAACCACTGATGATGGTACTGTTCTCACACAAacttaagaaaatatatcatcaatatcacTCCATTCTATTTTGAAGCAATGACTCGTTACCAGTTAAAGGGCCATCCAGCAACAATAAGCAACTTTCCTGCTGCTGGCtaatacacatattttaaatgatctAGGTCCTGAGTTCATGTTATCAgagtaaatatattataatagtcTTAAGAACTCTACGATCAAGTCTCTTACCAAAGGTGATCTGTTACAAAGCTActtaatacacaaacataagcAATACATCAATACTTGGAACAATTGGTATTTGGCTACACTTACATCTGACATTTCTTGAATGCTTTCCTGGTAGGCTCCTTCTTGTTGCAGTGACCACAGTCTCTCAGTTGGAATTCCTCTCCCTTTGCAACATCTTCCATGGGTGGCggttttttctttttcagtttcTTCTTCCTGGGTTTTTCTTCCGGCTTCTTTTCCACTTTCGCGTCATTCATAAGTTCGGGTCCAAACTCCTGCCCTAGCTGATACTTCAGATTGTTTGCCATATCTTGCAGCTTGTATTCCCTCCCTTTGATAACGTCAGAAAATTCCTCCGTTATTCCCTTCAAGGCATCAATATCCCTAGGATCGAATATCCTCTTCAATGATTTCTCATCCATAAAGTAGTTGCCATCTTTATCCATTTTCATCTCACTGAACATCCGTCTTTTCCCCTCCTCAGATTCCTCCTCTGTGTAATGCCTCCCAACCTTCATAAGAGCATCAGATATTTGCTCCCCAATTTTTTCGTCCCCGGCCAAGTCTCCAAACAATTGCAACATTGACATTCTCTGCCTATCCAATTTTTCCACGTCTTCCATCTGTCCTTTGTTTTTAGCTCTCTCATACTCATCCTGTATTGTTTTCCGTTTTGGGAGTTTAGCCACCTTCtgttttttgatttttttcttctccTTCACCTCATGCTTTGGTTCTGCCTTTTTTGTGTCAGTCGTGAACATGATCGTAGTCTTgctaaaataaaaattcatttcAACCTGAGAACAACCTTCATTATTAAATCAGAACACCTTATAATTGTCAATCTTGAAAAATAGCCCTTTGTCTATTTGACTATATATAGTTCATGCCAAAAGCTCTGTTAGGGCTTAGAccaattttgaaattgtttcaaagtcatttatattaatttcaaggtacttcctaCTGTTTCTGATGGAAAtgccaaattaaaaaaaaaaaacagactcTCATTCCTGACATCAGGATTAACCATGAACTTAAGGGCCTCCGCTCAACATGCTTTGTGAGGTCAAATTTATCTGAAGAGCATCAAtgattaaaatgcaaataaatatttaactccAATTTCAATACTGTTGCTGACAAAGttaatggtatattttaaaactacTGTATACAGTATTTTTGTTAGTTATTCTTCTTTGTTGGCTTACATGACCATATCCAAAGTTGtatatcattgaaaaaaaaatcttcaactCACCCAATGTTTACAGTGTTGACAGCAAACATCTCCTTCTTTGTATCTTTGTTCACCACAGGCACATGATTTACAGACCACTGTGGGTTTTCCAGCTTCTTTCTCTCTTCTCTATCTGCTTGGTCATATGATTTCTGCATTAGCTCAACTATCCTGTCAGCATTGCAATTATTTTCTCTTCTTCGAAATTTTATTggttttttaatgttcatttttgcATATGCAGCAATGCCGTCCTCAAAATTCATCTTCATCAAGTCACAGAACTGTTCAAGGGTAAGATCATCAGCAGGCTCTTCATTTTCGACTTTAGCATCAACATTGTCCATATTTGAAGCCCCTGCAACCGCACCCTCCAATTCTGTATTGGCCGGTTTTTCCTCTTTACCTTCCGTCTTTTCTGTTGTAACATTGTTTTCCGTATTTTTTTCACTCTCCTCATGTTTGAAAGCctgttcattttcattttctaaaatttCAGACTTTTTTTCTAATGTAACAATACTTTCAACATTTGCTTCATTAGGCTTGGAGTCTATTTCTGAATCAATTTTTTGTTCCTTCTCAGGGCTTTCTGCAATTTCTTCATTTACATTACCTGCTTCAAGTTTTTCTTCAACTGCAGACTTCTCATCAACCTTACTCTCTTCACTTAGTTCAATTTTTTGCACACCATCTTCTCCATCTACTTCTATCTTTTCAACTTTTTCATCAAGTTTTTCAACATCCTTTTCTTTCTCATTTTTGTCTATTTTGTTGTCTACCtctgttttaacattttcatcatTCATCTCAGGGATCTTATGCATTACCTCTGTATTACCAGGACCCTCTATGGCCTTCTGTTCCTGCACTTTTCCTTTCACCGATCTTTTTTTCTCCATTCGTTTAGCTTCAATCTGTTTGATTTCCTCCTCCAGTTGTGACCTGGCACAGCAGCACATGTTCCCTTCCTGCAATGCCTGAATTCTCTTCACCTCAGCATTATACAGGATTTTATCTTCTGACATGTACGCTCCAACAGTAATAGATATGGTCTGGTACTTCTTGCCACTTGCAATCCTGAAGCTCAAACTGCAATGGCAACCTGaacaaaataaaagtgaagGTGAAACAGATTATGacatatgatatttgtttattgaacttttttattatttccttAAGGTCATCATTTATAGCCCATAAAAGATTCAAAGTAAGAAAGTGGAAAATACACTGGACAAACTGCCAATTTTTTTAGAAATGCCTTTTGCATCTCTTTAACAAAATTGAAGTCAAATTATTGTTGATGCCTTTTCCAATTTCAGCTAAggttaacaaatataattttcttacattctttatgtttaaaatatatgactCAAACTATTGTATACAGCTAAAGTACATGTTTTGAGTTCAAGCTACTCAACAATGATTCTAGTTAAAGACACTAAAGATTTCTGCATACCAGGCAGGGGATCCATATTGGCTTCACCACCGAGGCTGGAGGGAAGGTCGGTCTGAGTGGTCACCTCGTAATCAGCAACATTGAGGCCCAACTCCACACACTTGTCTGTGACCTTGGCAAGCTCCTTACGAATATCATGCTCCTTCATTGGTGGCTCAACATGGTCATCATCCAGGCTCAATTTACTCTCATGGTATTGCAATTTGGGCAGCTCTGTGAAAGGATGAAAACTATGTAGAGGATTTATAGTGTGTGTCTGATTAAATTATAGAAGCATGATTTGCTAATCCTACAAAATATTTCCAACACTGTAAAACCGATTTACATGATAAAGAGGTACATGTTtgaagaaatacatgtacacgttacataaatatgtatcaaagtaatatacaaatacatttcacTAATTAGACAATTGAACCATTCTACCTACCGACACGTTTGTCTTTCCCTCGTGCATCAAAATTAATGTAGTAGCCCGCCTGTTTATGGAAGAAGTTCTTGACCTTTTCATCGAGTATATCAGGCTTGAAGCACTCACAGGGCACACCCACCTGCTTACACATTGGGCACACCTCTACGGGGGGGTCAAACAGCCGGTTATAGCAGCGGATCTCCAATGACTTCAGCCCAAGGTCCCAATAACCCTCCTCTGCAAAGGGTAGAAGCATTGTtagataataatattataataaagaCAATAGTGGTTAGAAATAAAGTCAGATTGTTCTTTTCCTGAAGTTTACTACATAAACCAGTAAAATTGCACATTCATATTCAACATTTATCTGTTTTTCTTTGTTGACTGAAGGCATAAATAATAGATATATTTAGCCAGAgttaataaatgtataacatatagatgctaataattatcaatacaaacacataataAGCATGTCTACAAAATGGTAtgtaattgaaaacattttagttttggaataaaaagaataaattcAATGGTATGGATAAAAGCTTAAGTTTTTTGTTCCAAGAGCAGCCAAGCTATTTTGCCTGCATTTTATCATACTTTAGTATAATCCTTTACACATGCATCttttgtacatgtagttaaatcTAATTTCTCAAAGTTACATAATTCCTATCAGATACAAGCATACGTTCTTCGATGTTTGCGATTGTTAAGAGCATACCTTCATCAATGTCTGCCAGGGTGAAGAACTCAAAGTTTGCTGGGTCTTGCATCATCTGCTCATATAGAATATCGGCCTTTGTTGGCTCCCCATCCAGCCCTAGCTTGGTCCTGGAGCAAGAAGGCCATGGTAGCAATCAATATAATGCATAGatagaaacaaacatattcatacattcCTTTTTTAGTGTTGAAACATCAACCACTActtgaaaataatgttgatgctcagcatttttatttatttatgtttaaaatcttgtttcaaacatgttttcaagCATTTATCAGTAGGACTGTGTTAGATGTATCCTA
The sequence above is drawn from the Mya arenaria isolate MELC-2E11 chromosome 14, ASM2691426v1 genome and encodes:
- the LOC128216891 gene encoding uncharacterized protein LOC128216891 isoform X2; the encoded protein is MRKIRLSDTDLELFDIEISPGDYMFFQRHKDAFKTMFREQGKPFWTRFAITFRSFTVKHGIIKQMNIDSPKFQNLIDQAFIFIHEQFVDGKQNMAKNFLEDIARLAQNQDRFPELDSKSFSKDPFYIRETRELFRNFFGTPDQKSSYLKVYILSPVYLRFGGSICRCLIRWTEAQQMDPKDESYWIPPQPQTETQSGNAEAAETIMCSSCIDFCGTIYFKEKIMGYRGGPVSFCFWRKGDPRFNDPNNPLYAPHLSKDDDWRDLLTIDMFRDFFNYVRYTYGSESDKCDECQDLKKKRDKVIHVCRASKKKKKKPAKEKEELIKDLKEVERKEKLEKLHKAALKQKSSEYQVNKIQLDGDSKDLVQSNSLVKTVKRSDFSTEEEFRENTMFKMPDGYDPNDPEPLVLGVKKDGSLVLDYRRNYVLVSGFKVIKMEDKAHGLYEVNISPTSDRTDEMENEHFEKMRLKMEEKDLNWFRLNSQFLKEQIPGLPERFEWWEARGFVVCVFDYEVEEKEQCEKWTKFSIKVSGYEEMLVKHAVMLLVHYIAKHKLQSCPGWNMEIDDIVACLLPERQPNIEDIQVSLMRGFRFEDRLTYEEKASLIKHYPTLNFSKILMGVDKGLAKTLLDSEDDAEKMKMRKMIDAVAEKNLLTKNLPVIDVAELKTKLGLDGEPTKADILYEQMMQDPANFEFFTLADIDEEEGYWDLGLKSLEIRCYNRLFDPPVEVCPMCKQVGVPCECFKPDILDEKVKNFFHKQAGYYINFDARGKDKRVELPKLQYHESKLSLDDDHVEPPMKEHDIRKELAKVTDKCVELGLNVADYEVTTQTDLPSSLGGEANMDPLPGCHCSLSFRIASGKKYQTISITVGAYMSEDKILYNAEVKRIQALQEGNMCCCARSQLEEEIKQIEAKRMEKKRSVKGKVQEQKAIEGPGNTEVMHKIPEMNDENVKTEVDNKIDKNEKEKDVEKLDEKVEKIEVDGEDGVQKIELSEESKVDEKSAVEEKLEAGNVNEEIAESPEKEQKIDSEIDSKPNEANVESIVTLEKKSEILENENEQAFKHEESEKNTENNVTTEKTEGKEEKPANTELEGAVAGASNMDNVDAKVENEEPADDLTLEQFCDLMKMNFEDGIAAYAKMNIKKPIKFRRRENNCNADRIVELMQKSYDQADREERKKLENPQWSVNHVPVVNKDTKKEMFAVNTVNIGKTTIMFTTDTKKAEPKHEVKEKKKIKKQKVAKLPKRKTIQDEYERAKNKGQMEDVEKLDRQRMSMLQLFGDLAGDEKIGEQISDALMKVGRHYTEEESEEGKRRMFSEMKMDKDGNYFMDEKSLKRIFDPRDIDALKGITEEFSDVIKGREYKLQDMANNLKYQLGQEFGPELMNDAKVEKKPEEKPRKKKLKKKKPPPMEDVAKGEEFQLRDCGHCNKKEPTRKAFKKCQMCKDEGVLEVRYYCCRECQVEDWKNRHKMEHRDCLLG
- the LOC128216891 gene encoding uncharacterized protein LOC128216891 isoform X1, which gives rise to MRKIRLSDTDLELFDIEISPGDYMFFQRHKDAFKTMFREQGKPFWTRFAITFRSFTVKHGIIKQMNIDSPKFQNLIDQAFIFIHEQFVDGKQNMAKNFLEDIARLAQNQDRFPELDSKSFSKDPFYIRETRELFRNFFGTPDQKSSYLKVYILSPVYLRFGGSICRCLIRWTEAQQMDPKDESYWIPPQPQTETQSGNAEAAETIMCSSCIDFCGTIYFKEKIMGYRGGPVSFCFWRKGDPRFNDPNNPLYAPHLSKDDDWRDLLTIDMFRDFFNYVRYTYGSESDKCDECQDLKKKRDKVIHVCRASKKKKKKPAKEKEELIKDLKEVREQIDKIDDSNSGLEEILRNKPRVREALQEVERKEKLEKLHKAALKQKSSEYQVNKIQLDGDSKDLVQSNSLVKTVKRSDFSTEEEFRENTMFKMPDGYDPNDPEPLVLGVKKDGSLVLDYRRNYVLVSGFKVIKMEDKAHGLYEVNISPTSDRTDEMENEHFEKMRLKMEEKDLNWFRLNSQFLKEQIPGLPERFEWWEARGFVVCVFDYEVEEKEQCEKWTKFSIKVSGYEEMLVKHAVMLLVHYIAKHKLQSCPGWNMEIDDIVACLLPERQPNIEDIQVSLMRGFRFEDRLTYEEKASLIKHYPTLNFSKILMGVDKGLAKTLLDSEDDAEKMKMRKMIDAVAEKNLLTKNLPVIDVAELKTKLGLDGEPTKADILYEQMMQDPANFEFFTLADIDEEEGYWDLGLKSLEIRCYNRLFDPPVEVCPMCKQVGVPCECFKPDILDEKVKNFFHKQAGYYINFDARGKDKRVELPKLQYHESKLSLDDDHVEPPMKEHDIRKELAKVTDKCVELGLNVADYEVTTQTDLPSSLGGEANMDPLPGCHCSLSFRIASGKKYQTISITVGAYMSEDKILYNAEVKRIQALQEGNMCCCARSQLEEEIKQIEAKRMEKKRSVKGKVQEQKAIEGPGNTEVMHKIPEMNDENVKTEVDNKIDKNEKEKDVEKLDEKVEKIEVDGEDGVQKIELSEESKVDEKSAVEEKLEAGNVNEEIAESPEKEQKIDSEIDSKPNEANVESIVTLEKKSEILENENEQAFKHEESEKNTENNVTTEKTEGKEEKPANTELEGAVAGASNMDNVDAKVENEEPADDLTLEQFCDLMKMNFEDGIAAYAKMNIKKPIKFRRRENNCNADRIVELMQKSYDQADREERKKLENPQWSVNHVPVVNKDTKKEMFAVNTVNIGKTTIMFTTDTKKAEPKHEVKEKKKIKKQKVAKLPKRKTIQDEYERAKNKGQMEDVEKLDRQRMSMLQLFGDLAGDEKIGEQISDALMKVGRHYTEEESEEGKRRMFSEMKMDKDGNYFMDEKSLKRIFDPRDIDALKGITEEFSDVIKGREYKLQDMANNLKYQLGQEFGPELMNDAKVEKKPEEKPRKKKLKKKKPPPMEDVAKGEEFQLRDCGHCNKKEPTRKAFKKCQMCKDEGVLEVRYYCCRECQVEDWKNRHKMEHRDCLLG